A portion of the Acidisarcina polymorpha genome contains these proteins:
- the bcsA gene encoding UDP-forming cellulose synthase catalytic subunit, which yields MRELSSPRPKESSRSLLARLGQTGGLLVILLTILLAASLPMSWQQQAAFAAVLVGAGMLLSRFSRGRHAVYLLVLLSASATARYAWWRIGALIHYFASPWTHIDPWNAAAMLLLIGAEMYSFAILYLGFVQTIAPLRRPPVLLPEDLAEWPTVDIMVPTYNEPLDVVRYTVLAAQEIDWPREKIEVYLLDDGNREEFRAFAEAAGVRYIARVEHNHAKAGNINHALAKSSGELIAIFDSDHIPTRSFLQVTAGWFLRDRKLGMLQTPHHFYSPDPFERNLGHFRQIPNEGELFYGIIQDTNDLWNATFFCGSCAVLRRAALDEVHGIAHETVTEDAHTSFRMHKAGWNTAYINLVQSAGLATESIGDHIKQRVRWARGMAQILRIDNPLFARGLKLPQRLCYFNAMAHFFYALPRLIFLTSPICYLVFGKLNIPGYWLTILVFALPHLAMATITNSRIQGEKRHSFWNEIYETVLSPYILLPTMLALISPKLGKFNVTAKGQSKQDDSFDHTMAAPFLVLLSLNVLAVAMAVPRLLYWDPGHRGTIAMNLFWTCFNIAVLGVTLSVCWESKQRRTAVRITTPVPVHLECAGRSCLAVTEDISVGGAAVLAKGEWSVGDEVRISFPEEDDQSPLTAHVVLVSATGISLEFDSKTIEDQRLITRVIYSRADRWLNWSDVRARDNPVRSLYQVALSSLGGFGKMLRLSSGGGDKNELREPAFSRNIAMLVLLISMLLLAYWKVNAEPLPSANSQHARTTFSHPSEVANFQFSLGSLAGRDGILLNHNHPSQTIAVDLPATALVESGELRLKYGLPEGSKGGLTTFDILLNELPLASITPTMQDVANRGGEVEIPLPADQLIRENRITIRLASGGDGACGEVAAAGGAPIRIDPETRISLEARRLATADDLSLLPEPFLEKSVSVPLSLPFVFAEAPELVTLEAAGVLASWAGSEVYNSASKFPAQMASIPAGNAVVLLVGDQRIVGLSTPPASRASVSVVSNPVDPLAKLLVLHADSPASLLELVQALVLGQIALSGQSASVGGVVLPGRRAPNDAPRWIHADRVMLSQLAGTEHIQVEGSNPLNFYLHFAPDFNFGNRKDMYLHLTYSTGSQRLDRLGPRSNIEVRLNGNPADSVPLTEGAAGAVNIPLGDLPAAVFANTMQIQFYAVPRSNNACGDIHFSATVADNSFLDMGGAAHLAFLPDLLLFANAGFPFTRFADLSETAVLLPASPSVSEITLYLDLMGHFGAQTGLSALRVQVGSIGNEIESSNKDLLVLGTFEDLAAMHQSLLHPPLRLYGGSWSLSIRARIAQKVESWLHPGAASLFNLEDNAHPDGVIEGIRSPYSGERSIVFILGKDDAALDPMTSELMAQLPHDSIHGNVSIWEGASFGSYLLVAPGYAVGDSSPLERLRLLLPQYPLTVALALLLLCSLFAIWIQIWIGHRVWSRLVFQADESGLGDSRARAD from the coding sequence GTGCGGGAACTTTCTTCTCCACGACCCAAGGAGTCCTCCCGGTCGCTTCTCGCTCGACTCGGGCAGACCGGCGGCCTGCTGGTGATTCTGCTGACGATTTTGCTGGCGGCGTCGCTCCCCATGTCCTGGCAGCAGCAGGCGGCATTTGCCGCAGTCTTGGTCGGCGCTGGGATGTTGCTCAGCCGGTTCTCCCGCGGCAGGCATGCGGTTTATCTTCTTGTCCTGCTTTCCGCCTCTGCGACGGCCCGATATGCCTGGTGGCGGATCGGCGCGCTGATCCATTACTTCGCCAGCCCGTGGACGCATATCGATCCCTGGAATGCGGCTGCCATGCTGCTGCTGATCGGCGCGGAGATGTACTCATTCGCGATCCTCTATCTGGGCTTTGTGCAGACGATTGCGCCTTTGCGACGTCCGCCAGTGCTGCTCCCCGAGGATCTTGCCGAGTGGCCGACAGTTGACATCATGGTGCCTACCTACAACGAACCACTTGATGTGGTCCGCTATACCGTACTCGCTGCCCAGGAGATTGATTGGCCACGGGAGAAGATCGAGGTCTACCTGCTCGATGATGGCAACCGGGAAGAATTTCGCGCCTTTGCCGAGGCAGCAGGGGTTCGCTACATCGCCCGCGTCGAACATAACCATGCGAAAGCAGGCAACATCAATCACGCACTGGCAAAAAGCTCTGGCGAGCTTATCGCTATCTTCGATTCCGATCACATTCCCACTCGTTCTTTTCTGCAAGTGACGGCTGGCTGGTTTCTGCGGGATCGGAAGCTTGGAATGCTGCAGACGCCGCACCATTTTTATTCTCCGGACCCGTTCGAGCGAAACCTCGGCCACTTTCGGCAGATTCCCAATGAAGGAGAGCTCTTTTACGGCATCATCCAGGACACGAACGATCTTTGGAATGCGACTTTTTTCTGCGGTTCCTGCGCGGTGCTTCGTCGTGCCGCGCTTGACGAAGTCCATGGAATCGCCCACGAAACGGTGACTGAAGACGCTCATACCTCTTTCCGCATGCATAAAGCGGGCTGGAATACCGCTTATATCAACCTCGTCCAGTCAGCCGGTCTGGCAACGGAGAGTATCGGCGACCACATCAAGCAGCGGGTCCGCTGGGCGCGCGGGATGGCGCAGATTTTGCGCATCGACAATCCGCTTTTCGCCAGAGGACTTAAGCTTCCTCAGCGCCTGTGCTATTTCAACGCAATGGCGCACTTCTTCTACGCGCTGCCGAGGCTTATCTTCCTCACCTCCCCGATCTGTTATCTGGTTTTTGGAAAGCTAAATATACCAGGCTATTGGCTCACGATTTTGGTCTTTGCCCTGCCCCACCTGGCGATGGCGACGATCACGAACTCCCGCATCCAGGGGGAAAAGCGGCATTCCTTCTGGAATGAAATTTACGAGACGGTGCTCTCCCCCTATATTTTGCTGCCAACAATGCTTGCGTTAATCTCGCCTAAACTGGGCAAGTTCAACGTCACTGCTAAAGGGCAGAGCAAGCAAGACGATTCCTTCGACCACACGATGGCCGCCCCGTTCCTGGTCCTTCTCAGCCTGAACGTGCTCGCGGTAGCGATGGCGGTGCCACGGCTTCTCTACTGGGATCCAGGGCATCGGGGAACGATCGCGATGAATCTCTTCTGGACATGCTTCAACATTGCGGTGCTTGGCGTGACGCTGTCGGTCTGTTGGGAAAGCAAGCAACGGCGTACGGCGGTCCGGATCACCACCCCGGTGCCAGTGCACCTCGAGTGCGCCGGGCGATCCTGCCTGGCTGTAACCGAGGACATATCGGTTGGAGGGGCTGCCGTGCTCGCCAAGGGAGAGTGGTCGGTTGGCGACGAGGTACGAATCTCCTTTCCAGAAGAAGACGATCAGTCGCCGCTCACTGCCCATGTGGTGCTGGTCTCTGCCACCGGGATCAGTCTCGAGTTTGATTCGAAGACGATCGAAGACCAGCGGCTCATTACTCGGGTCATCTACTCGCGCGCCGATCGGTGGCTGAATTGGAGCGACGTGCGTGCTCGGGACAATCCAGTGCGCAGCCTTTACCAGGTCGCATTGTCGTCGCTGGGCGGATTTGGCAAGATGCTTCGCCTCAGTTCTGGCGGAGGTGACAAGAACGAGCTCCGCGAACCTGCTTTTAGCCGCAACATCGCCATGCTCGTTCTACTGATTTCCATGCTTTTATTAGCCTATTGGAAAGTGAACGCGGAGCCCCTCCCGTCCGCCAACAGCCAGCATGCTCGAACGACGTTTTCGCATCCCAGCGAAGTTGCGAACTTTCAGTTCTCCCTGGGCTCGTTGGCGGGCAGGGATGGCATCCTTCTCAATCACAATCATCCCAGCCAGACGATTGCCGTAGATCTACCTGCGACGGCATTGGTTGAGAGCGGCGAACTTCGTTTAAAGTATGGTCTCCCGGAGGGAAGCAAGGGTGGCCTGACAACATTCGACATTCTCTTAAATGAGCTGCCTCTGGCATCGATTACCCCGACGATGCAGGATGTAGCCAATCGCGGGGGAGAAGTCGAAATCCCGCTCCCCGCCGACCAACTTATTCGCGAAAACAGGATTACCATCCGGCTCGCCTCCGGCGGAGATGGGGCTTGCGGCGAAGTGGCTGCGGCGGGAGGCGCTCCGATCCGCATCGACCCGGAGACCCGAATCTCTCTTGAGGCTCGTCGTCTGGCGACGGCTGACGACCTCAGTCTCCTTCCGGAGCCGTTCCTGGAAAAGTCAGTCAGTGTGCCGCTGTCGCTACCCTTTGTCTTCGCCGAGGCGCCTGAGCTGGTGACGCTAGAAGCGGCTGGTGTGCTCGCCTCCTGGGCGGGATCCGAGGTGTATAACAGTGCTTCGAAGTTCCCGGCCCAGATGGCGTCAATTCCCGCCGGCAATGCGGTGGTCCTGCTCGTCGGAGACCAGCGCATCGTTGGCCTCTCCACCCCGCCTGCGAGCCGGGCGAGCGTCTCGGTGGTGTCCAATCCGGTTGATCCCCTGGCCAAGCTCCTGGTTCTACACGCCGATTCGCCGGCAAGCCTGCTTGAACTGGTGCAGGCCCTCGTGCTCGGTCAAATTGCGCTTAGCGGTCAAAGCGCCTCCGTTGGAGGCGTGGTTCTTCCCGGTCGCAGGGCGCCGAACGACGCCCCCCGGTGGATCCATGCCGATAGAGTGATGTTGAGTCAACTCGCGGGGACCGAGCACATTCAGGTAGAAGGCTCGAATCCTCTGAACTTCTACCTGCACTTTGCCCCGGACTTCAACTTCGGAAACCGAAAGGACATGTACCTCCACCTTACTTATTCAACCGGCAGTCAGCGGTTGGATCGTCTCGGACCGCGCTCCAACATTGAGGTTCGCCTGAATGGCAATCCTGCCGACAGTGTCCCGCTGACTGAAGGAGCGGCCGGTGCCGTCAATATACCGTTGGGCGACCTACCTGCCGCGGTCTTTGCCAATACCATGCAAATCCAGTTCTACGCCGTACCACGTTCGAACAACGCCTGTGGCGACATCCATTTCTCCGCCACGGTCGCAGATAACTCGTTTCTTGACATGGGCGGCGCTGCCCATCTCGCCTTTCTGCCCGACCTGCTGCTGTTCGCGAATGCAGGGTTCCCATTTACCCGGTTCGCCGACCTTAGTGAAACGGCGGTCCTCCTTCCTGCGTCCCCGAGCGTGTCTGAAATTACTCTGTATCTGGACTTGATGGGTCACTTCGGTGCGCAGACAGGCCTTTCCGCCCTCCGGGTGCAGGTTGGCTCGATCGGCAATGAGATTGAGAGCTCGAACAAGGACTTGCTTGTACTCGGCACTTTTGAGGATCTTGCCGCGATGCATCAGTCTCTGTTGCACCCTCCCCTCCGCCTGTACGGAGGATCCTGGTCGCTCTCCATTCGGGCCCGAATCGCGCAAAAAGTCGAATCATGGCTGCATCCAGGAGCGGCGAGTCTCTTCAATCTCGAGGACAACGCCCATCCAGACGGTGTGATCGAAGGCATCCGCTCGCCTTACAGCGGAGAACGAAGCATAGTTTTCATCCTAGGGAAAGACGATGCCGCACTGGATCCCATGACTTCTGAGCTGATGGCGCAGCTTCCGCATGACAGCATTCACGGCAATGTAAGCATTTGGGAGGGCGCCAGCTTCGGGAGTTATCTCCTGGTAGCACCCGGCTATGCAGTTGGCGACTCCTCTCCGCTTGAACGGCTGCGGCTTCTTCTTCCCCAGTATCCGTTGACGGTCGCGCTTGCTTTGCTGTTGTTGTGTTCGCTCTTCGCCATCTGGATCCAGATCTGGATCGGGCATCGCGTCTGGTCGCGGCTTGTTTTTCAAGCCGACGAGAGTGGGCTTGGGGACTCGCGAGCTAGAGCCGACTAG
- a CDS encoding cellulase family glycosylhydrolase — protein sequence MPLGSPNTRRFTKWSYFPISLTLSSLAWFIPAAIGQPTGYWHTNGAQTLDSSGKQVRISGINWYGFETTDEVVHGLSNQDYKVILSTMYNMGYNTVRLPYSNQMVESPVIPSSIGYANSSGPINSELKGQNSLQIMDKVIAEAGTLGLKVILDNHRSEAGNSAEFNGLWYTSAYSETSWIADWKMLVARYSGYVDASGNPTLIGGDLRNEPHFYNGAGNGACWTGDSKAGGCPTGNAAQNWPAAATRAANAILAINPNLLIFVEGVDCYSGDCAFWGENLEGVKSYPLQLNVPHRIIYSAHDYGPAEYDQIWFNSTTSNQSLDAVWTKFWAYICVDGIAPVWVGEFGTTNDAASAESSVPGSEGQWFSSLVSFLGNQPLIHWSYWALNGEDHYGLLDATYDAIPASSLKQQLLSSIQSKLSSAPPGCGVLPATPLSPVAKAISSSSIGLSWSAVVVPAKCSVTYSVYRGASAQFAVSSATLIASGVTAPNYSDAALQPSTTYYYAVEATDAVGDSTASAKASASTLAASVCGAVPSNPGGLAALPLSSTSIALNWKTVPAPANCSVSYSVFRSSANDFAPSSRNQIVAGLSGSSFADTALAASTNYFYVVKAVDGKGASGASPEASATTAKPSIGAECRVVYTIVSQWTNGFQAAIAVTNTSSTALHGWKLAFAFPGSQQVTTLWNASYLQVGQAITLTDEGYNWSIAAGATYNALGLVATYTGINYSPANFSLNGSICTVP from the coding sequence ATGCCACTTGGTTCTCCAAATACCCGTCGATTTACGAAATGGTCGTACTTTCCTATTTCGCTTACCCTATCTTCTCTAGCTTGGTTCATACCCGCTGCTATTGGGCAACCGACCGGGTACTGGCATACGAACGGAGCGCAAACGCTCGACAGCAGCGGTAAGCAGGTGCGCATAAGCGGCATCAACTGGTACGGCTTCGAAACAACCGACGAAGTTGTACATGGGCTAAGCAATCAAGACTACAAGGTCATATTAAGCACAATGTATAACATGGGCTATAACACTGTTCGATTGCCTTACTCCAATCAAATGGTAGAAAGTCCCGTGATCCCCTCGAGCATCGGCTACGCTAACTCAAGCGGACCCATCAATTCGGAGCTGAAGGGACAAAACTCCCTGCAGATCATGGACAAGGTGATCGCCGAAGCGGGCACTCTTGGATTGAAGGTCATCCTTGACAACCATCGCTCCGAGGCTGGGAACAGTGCCGAGTTCAATGGTTTGTGGTACACCAGCGCCTACTCTGAGACAAGTTGGATAGCCGATTGGAAGATGCTCGTCGCCCGCTACAGCGGCTATGTCGACGCGAGCGGCAATCCGACGTTAATCGGCGGCGATCTTCGCAACGAACCTCATTTCTACAACGGCGCGGGGAACGGCGCTTGCTGGACAGGTGATTCCAAGGCGGGCGGATGTCCCACCGGCAATGCAGCGCAGAACTGGCCGGCGGCGGCGACCCGGGCCGCCAACGCAATCTTGGCGATTAACCCAAATCTTCTCATCTTCGTCGAAGGCGTGGACTGCTATTCGGGTGATTGCGCTTTCTGGGGTGAAAACCTGGAAGGAGTGAAGAGCTATCCTCTCCAATTGAATGTTCCGCATCGGATTATCTATTCGGCCCACGATTACGGTCCGGCCGAATACGATCAGATCTGGTTCAATTCCACCACATCGAATCAGAGCCTGGACGCCGTATGGACCAAATTCTGGGCCTATATCTGCGTCGATGGGATTGCTCCGGTCTGGGTCGGTGAATTTGGTACGACCAACGACGCGGCATCAGCAGAGAGCAGTGTTCCGGGAAGCGAGGGGCAGTGGTTTTCAAGCCTGGTGAGCTTTCTCGGGAATCAACCGCTTATCCACTGGAGCTATTGGGCACTCAACGGAGAAGATCATTACGGCCTGCTTGATGCTACTTACGATGCGATCCCGGCGAGTTCGCTCAAGCAGCAGCTTCTGTCTTCGATTCAATCGAAATTGTCGAGCGCTCCGCCGGGTTGTGGCGTCCTACCGGCAACTCCGCTTTCGCCTGTTGCGAAAGCGATCTCCTCGAGCAGCATCGGTCTCAGCTGGAGCGCTGTGGTTGTGCCGGCGAAGTGCTCGGTAACCTACTCCGTCTATCGCGGAGCTTCAGCTCAATTCGCTGTATCCTCAGCCACTCTGATTGCGAGCGGTGTCACCGCGCCGAACTACAGCGACGCTGCCCTACAGCCCAGCACGACTTACTATTATGCCGTTGAGGCGACAGATGCTGTGGGCGACTCGACGGCTTCTGCAAAGGCGAGTGCCTCAACCTTAGCCGCGTCTGTCTGCGGAGCGGTCCCCTCCAACCCGGGCGGTCTGGCTGCGCTGCCATTGTCTTCGACATCGATTGCTCTTAATTGGAAGACGGTGCCGGCGCCGGCAAATTGTTCGGTGAGTTACTCGGTCTTTCGCAGTAGTGCGAACGACTTTGCGCCGTCCTCGAGAAACCAGATCGTCGCTGGACTTTCAGGGTCGAGCTTTGCCGATACTGCATTGGCCGCATCCACCAACTACTTCTACGTCGTGAAGGCGGTCGACGGAAAAGGAGCTTCCGGAGCATCTCCAGAAGCGAGTGCTACTACCGCTAAGCCGTCGATAGGTGCGGAGTGCAGGGTCGTTTACACCATTGTTAGTCAATGGACGAACGGCTTTCAGGCCGCGATCGCAGTGACCAATACCAGCTCGACGGCGCTTCATGGATGGAAGCTCGCCTTTGCTTTTCCCGGGAGCCAGCAAGTCACCACTCTCTGGAATGCCAGCTACCTGCAGGTGGGCCAGGCAATCACGTTGACGGATGAGGGGTATAACTGGTCGATTGCTGCGGGAGCAACTTACAACGCTTTGGGATTGGTCGCAACTTATACTGGCATCAATTATTCTCCCGCTAACTTCTCACTCAATGGCAGTATCTGCACGGTACCCTGA
- a CDS encoding cellulose synthase operon protein YhjQ/BcsQ: MPFKKRPSPTADVREKDVESLFSRAGLIGAKYRVFPRREAVLVSVPPWVGPTLPRQASAAVFTKQSVPVPDGTSPSGAPQPATSPAFRWSSLRRIFDGRLPESDGHRIAGSGLKLAILSLAGGAGKTTLAVTLARTLSGLQHRVLLAEGGLFPAIPIHFGSSGERFGLLRFFYPPCGMSGFPVGLFQLPLAEADKTEWSRLLEQVEASESVLLMDVPTLQCAGLTELVTCATHILVPITPDVGSIASLDLLRNMLIDRPSADVQVYFLINRFDPTRPLHHEIRHGLTKKLGDRLLPFVVQEDPEIAEAAANGMTIVDYRSGSPAVRDMNALAEWAEQLPQPIAPAEMVGAG; this comes from the coding sequence ATGCCCTTCAAGAAGCGACCGTCTCCTACCGCCGACGTCCGGGAGAAAGACGTTGAGTCATTGTTTTCACGCGCGGGATTGATCGGCGCAAAATATCGGGTCTTCCCTCGGCGAGAAGCTGTGCTTGTATCCGTGCCGCCATGGGTGGGGCCGACTCTGCCGCGGCAAGCTTCGGCAGCCGTTTTCACGAAGCAGTCAGTACCGGTACCGGACGGGACGTCGCCGTCAGGAGCGCCCCAGCCGGCCACTTCCCCAGCGTTCAGATGGAGTTCGCTACGACGCATCTTTGACGGCAGATTACCGGAAAGTGATGGACATCGTATTGCGGGTTCAGGGCTCAAGTTGGCGATCCTTTCTCTTGCTGGAGGGGCTGGGAAGACTACACTGGCCGTAACGCTGGCGCGAACCCTAAGCGGACTTCAGCACCGGGTGCTCTTGGCCGAAGGCGGCCTATTTCCGGCAATCCCAATCCACTTTGGCTCATCTGGTGAGCGGTTCGGTCTCCTGCGTTTCTTTTATCCCCCATGCGGCATGAGCGGGTTCCCGGTAGGTCTGTTTCAACTGCCACTTGCCGAAGCAGACAAGACCGAATGGAGCCGCCTTCTGGAACAAGTCGAGGCGAGCGAGAGCGTTTTGTTGATGGATGTTCCCACCCTTCAGTGCGCCGGGCTGACGGAGCTTGTTACGTGCGCGACTCATATTCTGGTCCCGATCACCCCCGACGTGGGTTCGATTGCGAGCTTGGATTTGCTCAGGAATATGCTTATCGACCGGCCCAGCGCAGATGTTCAGGTCTACTTCTTGATCAACCGTTTCGACCCCACCCGGCCTCTGCATCATGAAATCAGGCACGGCTTGACGAAAAAGCTTGGAGATCGTCTGCTGCCCTTCGTTGTGCAGGAAGATCCCGAAATCGCCGAAGCTGCCGCCAACGGCATGACAATTGTTGATTATCGCTCCGGCTCTCCGGCAGTTCGGGATATGAACGCGCTCGCCGAATGGGCCGAGCAATTGCCACAGCCGATCGCACCGGCCGAAATGGTAGGCGCCGGATGA
- a CDS encoding tetratricopeptide repeat protein gives MTKKINWTSVLAALGCGLASPACLIEYGLAQTTILKVDPSVNTPQQIRTRQEIAKEPTGAQELVARARGLDAQGRHELAAANWRQLLLIEPRHAEALSALAAYYNSIGDSVHARTLERELGSTGIGASAGTIKDAASATDPRLQQASRLAVSHHYAESIALYRLIFGVVPPAGSWSIAYYETEAALPEELASAIAGLRSLTVKYPQDPAYKLSLGKLLTYRPATRLEGARMLADLHGSASQNEQARSAWRQAILWDLSGPAAGETAQQYLARFADAELASSLQSAAIHVPKPDQEVHSPLEGEAYKALTAGDLSTAKGKFSALLASRGLAAKARVGLGYVAMQEQDFSTAVEDFNQARALGLRTSALEKALKSSRFYAAMAEGNKASTGKDFEAAAAAFVRARQIDPQRLDAVEALARCLAAAGKPSQAEVLFAELNKRNPEDLDAWVGWFDTLLAAGDAQRVLKEQAKFQPPLRQNLEQRVDYLAILFSVHRSLGEEGNAQRSVDRIQDIANRTNALPAAPQSIAAQLRAADLLMQQGYAGLAAQLCRKALELDRGNPPAWETLFRAAHASGDDVTAVSIAERMPAAVYQVAMNDPEFLMTMAEIEQDRKQFDQAAKLLEQVRSNAGEVFTATPRFQLRLASLELARGNYAGAYNSYREVASEYPGQLEAWSGMMESLHQGKRDREALAWIAKIPGDVRASLGIDAPFLQVLASIYSEAGYPRQAIESLRAASSLYQHGGQMVPAGVDIQMAWLLLNQGDKRGLATILNRLANSASLEEGQKLDVENIWVTWSVRRAEADYAANDGHKGLAVLQDARDAYPENITLRREVSSMYVRTGNPGLAVKIYQGMQWDGAQVEDYASAIDAALAAHQLLVADHWLQDGIDHFPGNDQLLEIGARLEEHRGDIKKAKQYLRTVIDNSHSAGDPSSGSISLSPFRFPASDSDDGLAPSRGTGRALTAILGASAATPVGSDGTMALSNSVGSRLRQMPTLADPLLTSQRPVPKLPATTPRNLKDDDHASSKSLGAAVQATVDLPAWPLRMTFARSGPETRRPSLQDPGYAAGQLAEATFSLLAMRSADEREPAIRRLRDVVLAECPCRNRCGAATKDFRPGLR, from the coding sequence GTGACGAAAAAAATAAACTGGACGTCCGTCTTGGCGGCCCTCGGCTGTGGGCTTGCTTCGCCCGCTTGCTTGATTGAGTACGGTCTGGCGCAGACTACGATCCTGAAGGTGGACCCTTCAGTGAACACGCCCCAGCAAATCAGGACACGTCAGGAAATTGCCAAAGAGCCAACCGGGGCCCAGGAGCTGGTGGCTCGCGCGCGGGGTCTCGATGCCCAAGGCAGGCATGAACTCGCCGCCGCTAACTGGCGGCAGTTGCTGTTGATCGAACCTCGGCACGCGGAGGCACTGTCCGCTCTCGCGGCTTATTACAATTCGATCGGTGACAGCGTTCATGCCCGTACTTTGGAGCGAGAACTCGGTTCGACGGGAATCGGCGCTTCGGCCGGCACCATTAAAGACGCCGCGAGCGCCACTGACCCTCGCCTGCAACAAGCGTCTAGGCTAGCCGTCAGCCATCATTATGCGGAGTCGATCGCCCTCTACCGGCTCATCTTCGGCGTCGTTCCTCCAGCGGGCTCCTGGTCGATCGCCTACTATGAGACAGAAGCGGCACTGCCCGAGGAACTTGCTTCGGCAATCGCCGGCTTGCGCTCCTTAACCGTCAAGTATCCCCAGGATCCAGCGTATAAGTTGTCCCTCGGAAAATTGCTTACCTACCGGCCAGCCACACGCCTCGAGGGCGCTCGCATGCTGGCTGATCTGCACGGCTCAGCTAGCCAAAATGAGCAGGCCCGCAGTGCTTGGCGTCAGGCAATTCTTTGGGACCTTTCGGGGCCGGCTGCTGGTGAGACAGCTCAGCAATACCTCGCCCGCTTTGCTGACGCAGAGCTCGCTAGCAGCCTTCAATCGGCCGCAATCCATGTTCCCAAACCGGATCAAGAGGTCCATTCGCCGTTAGAAGGCGAGGCCTACAAGGCGCTTACGGCCGGGGATCTTTCCACGGCAAAGGGAAAGTTCTCCGCCTTGCTGGCCTCGCGCGGCCTGGCCGCGAAGGCTAGAGTGGGACTCGGCTATGTCGCCATGCAGGAGCAGGACTTTAGCACAGCAGTTGAGGACTTTAATCAAGCCCGGGCATTGGGCCTGAGAACGTCCGCACTCGAAAAAGCGCTCAAGAGCTCCCGCTTTTATGCTGCGATGGCAGAAGGCAACAAGGCGTCGACCGGGAAGGATTTCGAGGCGGCGGCAGCCGCTTTTGTCCGGGCCCGGCAGATCGATCCACAACGGCTCGATGCGGTGGAGGCCCTGGCTCGCTGCCTGGCCGCGGCGGGGAAGCCGAGCCAAGCAGAAGTGCTCTTCGCTGAGCTGAACAAGCGCAACCCCGAAGATCTGGATGCATGGGTAGGCTGGTTCGATACGTTGCTGGCGGCCGGAGACGCGCAACGAGTCCTCAAGGAACAAGCCAAGTTTCAGCCGCCTCTTCGCCAAAACCTTGAACAGCGAGTCGACTACCTCGCCATTCTCTTCTCTGTTCACCGATCCCTCGGGGAAGAAGGGAATGCGCAGCGATCGGTGGATAGGATTCAAGATATCGCCAACCGTACGAACGCTTTGCCCGCCGCCCCGCAATCGATCGCCGCGCAGTTGCGGGCTGCTGACCTCCTCATGCAGCAAGGCTACGCCGGACTCGCGGCCCAACTATGCCGCAAAGCTCTCGAGCTCGATCGGGGAAACCCACCCGCCTGGGAGACGTTGTTCCGCGCTGCACACGCCTCGGGCGACGATGTGACAGCCGTCAGCATTGCGGAGCGGATGCCGGCCGCGGTTTATCAAGTGGCCATGAACGATCCTGAGTTCCTGATGACGATGGCGGAGATTGAGCAGGATCGTAAGCAATTTGACCAGGCTGCGAAACTACTGGAGCAGGTGCGCTCAAATGCTGGAGAGGTCTTCACCGCAACTCCGCGCTTTCAACTGCGTTTGGCCTCCCTCGAACTCGCTCGCGGTAATTATGCTGGCGCGTATAACAGCTATCGCGAAGTGGCTTCGGAATACCCCGGCCAACTCGAGGCCTGGTCAGGCATGATGGAGTCGCTCCACCAGGGAAAGCGCGACCGGGAGGCTTTAGCGTGGATCGCAAAAATTCCTGGAGATGTGAGAGCCTCGCTGGGCATTGACGCCCCCTTTCTGCAGGTGCTTGCGTCGATCTACAGCGAAGCCGGCTATCCTCGCCAGGCGATCGAATCGTTACGGGCGGCCTCTTCTCTTTACCAGCACGGGGGGCAAATGGTTCCCGCCGGAGTCGATATTCAAATGGCGTGGCTATTGCTCAACCAGGGCGATAAGCGCGGGTTAGCTACGATCCTCAACCGTCTCGCCAACTCTGCCTCTCTCGAAGAGGGCCAGAAGCTCGATGTAGAGAATATATGGGTAACCTGGAGTGTGCGCCGGGCGGAGGCTGACTACGCAGCGAACGATGGACATAAGGGGCTCGCAGTTCTTCAGGATGCCCGTGATGCCTATCCCGAGAACATTACTCTGCGTAGAGAAGTCAGTTCGATGTACGTGCGTACGGGTAATCCCGGATTGGCGGTAAAGATCTATCAGGGCATGCAGTGGGATGGCGCGCAAGTTGAAGATTACGCGAGCGCCATCGATGCCGCGCTTGCGGCCCACCAGCTTCTCGTGGCCGACCATTGGCTTCAGGATGGGATCGATCACTTCCCTGGCAACGATCAGTTACTGGAGATTGGCGCGCGGCTGGAGGAACACCGGGGCGATATCAAGAAAGCCAAGCAGTATCTACGAACGGTCATCGATAACAGCCACTCAGCCGGCGACCCCAGCAGCGGCTCCATTTCTCTTTCCCCATTTCGATTTCCGGCTTCCGATTCTGATGATGGTCTTGCCCCTTCTCGAGGTACGGGGAGAGCGCTAACGGCAATTCTTGGCGCTTCCGCGGCGACTCCGGTTGGATCGGACGGGACGATGGCGCTGTCGAATTCTGTTGGTAGCAGACTCCGTCAAATGCCCACATTAGCGGACCCTTTGTTAACCTCTCAGCGGCCGGTACCAAAGCTTCCGGCAACCACCCCGCGCAACCTGAAGGATGATGATCACGCGTCATCCAAGAGCCTCGGCGCCGCAGTCCAAGCGACCGTTGACTTACCCGCATGGCCGTTGCGAATGACCTTCGCGCGCTCCGGACCGGAGACGCGGCGGCCATCCTTGCAGGACCCGGGCTACGCGGCTGGGCAACTTGCAGAGGCTACTTTTTCGCTTCTGGCCATGCGCTCGGCCGACGAGCGTGAGCCTGCCATTCGCCGTCTCAGGGATGTTGTTCTGGCCGAATGTCCGTGCCGCAATCGATGCGGAGCCGCGACAAAAGACTTCAGACCCGGCCTCCGGTGA